A window of Deltaproteobacteria bacterium contains these coding sequences:
- a CDS encoding transposase, producing the protein MARYKPYSYGQGKFIPIHFEKQILPGTFEYSLNHLIDHELDLTFFDERYKNEETGAPAYDPRILLKIVLFAYSRGIVSSRRIAQACEENIIFMALSADTRPHFTTIADLIRILQPPNIPLGSSGSPFRYEF; encoded by the coding sequence ATGGCACGTTACAAACCCTATTCATACGGACAAGGTAAGTTCATCCCCATCCATTTCGAGAAACAAATCCTCCCGGGCACCTTTGAATACTCCCTGAATCATCTCATCGACCACGAGCTTGATCTTACCTTTTTTGACGAACGCTATAAGAACGAAGAAACCGGTGCACCCGCCTATGACCCGCGCATTTTGCTGAAGATTGTTCTTTTTGCGTACTCCCGGGGAATCGTTTCCAGCAGAAGGATTGCCCAGGCGTGTGAGGAGAACATTATTTTCATGGCCTTGAGCGCCGATACGAGGCCGCATTTTACCACCATCGCCGATTTGATCAGGATACTACAACCCCCGAATATACCCCTCGGCTCCTCTGGCTCACCTTTCCGTTATGAATTTTAA
- a CDS encoding nucleotidyltransferase gives MLNEDYKEMLQLLLEEHVDFMIVGAYALGTHGYPRATGDIDIWVKPNNINSKKLYKALARFGAPLDQIRIDEFSTEGIIFQIGVIPRRIDIITKIDGVTYEEADEDKIIVEIEGLKIPVISLEKLIRNKMATGREKDELDIKTLTKKKNS, from the coding sequence ATGTTAAACGAAGATTACAAAGAGATGTTGCAACTATTGTTAGAAGAACACGTTGATTTCATGATTGTCGGTGCATATGCTTTAGGAACTCATGGATATCCGAGAGCTACCGGGGATATCGATATTTGGGTAAAACCAAATAATATAAATTCAAAAAAATTATACAAAGCATTAGCACGATTCGGCGCTCCTCTTGATCAAATTCGGATCGATGAATTTTCAACTGAAGGAATTATTTTCCAGATCGGTGTGATTCCTCGTAGAATTGACATCATCACGAAGATTGATGGGGTTACATATGAAGAAGCTGATGAAGATAAAATTATTGTTGAAATTGAAGGTTTAAAAATACCCGTTATATCTTTAGAAAAGCTCATCAGAAATAAAATGGCGACAGGAAGAGAAAAGGATGAACTTGATATAAAAACATTAACAAAAAAGAAAAATTCATAA
- a CDS encoding AbrB/MazE/SpoVT family DNA-binding domain-containing protein has product MLAKIQKWGNSQGLRLTKNLLADAQLGIGDEVDISVKDGIMIVTPAQKIRGRHKLRDLVARIPESYQTSEVEWGEPVGKEAW; this is encoded by the coding sequence ATGCTTGCAAAAATTCAAAAATGGGGAAATAGCCAGGGACTTCGTCTTACCAAAAATCTTCTTGCGGATGCACAGCTTGGTATCGGTGATGAGGTGGATATCAGCGTAAAAGACGGCATTATGATTGTCACACCAGCTCAAAAAATACGAGGGCGGCACAAGCTTAGGGATCTTGTAGCGCGTATTCCTGAGAGCTACCAAACCAGCGAAGTTGAATGGGGCGAGCCGGTGGGCAAGGAGGCTTGGTAA
- a CDS encoding type II toxin-antitoxin system PemK/MazF family toxin, producing MPAYIPRQGDIIAITFDPQSGHEQRGRRPAFVVSKDLFNQGTGLAIVCPITNTERSFPFHIPIPKNSKLKGFIMVEQVKSVDFRSRRAKRIEHGSDELLSEVLSILDACIY from the coding sequence ATGCCTGCCTATATCCCCAGACAAGGGGACATCATTGCGATCACGTTTGATCCACAATCAGGTCATGAACAGAGAGGGCGGCGCCCAGCTTTTGTTGTTAGCAAGGACCTGTTCAACCAAGGCACTGGTTTGGCTATAGTGTGTCCAATTACAAATACAGAGCGTAGTTTCCCCTTTCACATACCTATTCCAAAAAACAGTAAGCTTAAGGGCTTCATAATGGTCGAGCAAGTCAAATCTGTCGACTTTCGATCTCGCCGCGCAAAACGTATCGAACACGGTAGTGATGAGTTGCTGTCAGAAGTGCTTTCCATTCTGGATGCCTGCATCTATTAA
- a CDS encoding 1-acyl-sn-glycerol-3-phosphate acyltransferase: MMSLVGRFLYFLMGWRLEPLPSYFSSKHVIIGFPHTSNMDAVRAFTAFRIIKRTGHIMVKKEWFFWPMSLFLKPLGGIPVNRGASQGVVEQMVELFNTRNEFLLAIVPEGTRKKVPTIKTGFWHIARAANVSIICWYMDNENKKARWLAEIIPGEDKIEDLIRIRDLYEKAGYRFPLDITSSSHR; this comes from the coding sequence ATGATGAGTCTTGTGGGACGGTTCCTCTATTTTTTGATGGGCTGGCGCTTAGAGCCGCTCCCGTCCTATTTTTCCAGCAAGCACGTGATTATCGGTTTTCCCCATACCTCCAACATGGATGCCGTAAGGGCCTTCACGGCCTTTCGGATCATCAAAAGAACTGGCCATATCATGGTAAAAAAAGAATGGTTTTTCTGGCCCATGTCTCTTTTTCTCAAACCCCTCGGCGGGATTCCGGTCAATCGTGGTGCGTCCCAGGGTGTTGTGGAACAAATGGTGGAACTTTTCAACACAAGAAATGAGTTTCTTCTGGCAATCGTGCCTGAGGGAACTCGTAAAAAGGTGCCGACCATCAAAACCGGATTCTGGCATATCGCCAGGGCCGCTAATGTTTCCATCATATGCTGGTATATGGATAATGAAAATAAAAAGGCCCGCTGGCTGGCCGAAATTATTCCGGGTGAAGACAAAATTGAAGACTTGATCAGGATACGGGATCTCTATGAGAAGGCCGGATATCGATTCCCCCTGGATATTACATCGTCCTCTCATCGGTAG
- the pdxT gene encoding pyridoxal 5'-phosphate synthase glutaminase subunit PdxT, with product MIGVLNLQGGVVEHLDHLERLGINGVAVKEPADFRDLAGLIIPGGESTCLSRLIRIFGIEEVILSEFRRGMKIWGTCAGAILLASAIVGEPAYLGLIDIDIERNSFGSQLDSFVSEACIPQVSPQPIPLTFIRAPRILRAGEGVNVLLHMDNYIAAAESPDVLVTVFHPELTGCIAFHRYFARKCGLAPYDDRKIPTVDPAWNSTSWTRYTRITGK from the coding sequence ATGATCGGCGTCCTTAATCTGCAAGGAGGAGTCGTTGAACACCTCGATCATCTGGAGCGTTTAGGCATTAACGGCGTGGCGGTTAAAGAACCTGCTGATTTTCGGGATCTTGCCGGCCTGATTATCCCCGGCGGTGAAAGCACATGCCTTTCCCGCCTGATACGTATCTTCGGTATCGAAGAGGTCATTCTGAGCGAATTCCGGCGGGGAATGAAAATCTGGGGAACATGCGCCGGGGCGATTCTCCTGGCGAGCGCCATTGTCGGCGAGCCTGCCTATCTCGGCCTTATCGATATTGATATAGAGCGAAACAGCTTCGGGAGCCAGCTTGACAGTTTTGTGTCCGAAGCTTGTATTCCCCAGGTCTCGCCACAGCCCATCCCTCTCACCTTTATCAGGGCGCCCAGGATCTTAAGAGCGGGCGAAGGGGTGAACGTGCTGCTTCACATGGATAACTACATTGCCGCCGCGGAAAGCCCCGACGTGCTGGTCACCGTTTTTCATCCCGAATTGACGGGATGTATTGCCTTCCACCGCTACTTTGCCAGAAAATGCGGTCTCGCTCCCTATGATGACAGGAAAATCCCCACCGTAGACCCTGCCTGGAACAGCACAAGCTGGACCCGTTACACCCGAATCACGGGGAAATGA
- the pdxS gene encoding pyridoxal 5'-phosphate synthase lyase subunit PdxS, whose product MDRKRYELNVQLAQMLKGGVIMDVTNVEQAKLAEEAGAVAVMALERVPADIRTQGGVARMSDPAMILAIKKAVSIPVMAKARIGHFVEAQILEALKIDYIDESEVLTPADEECHIDKTQFSIPFVCGARNLGEALRRIVEGAAMIRTKGEAGTGNVVEAVRHIRTINREIRQLAGMPLEEVTGFAKANGLPYELAVQVRELGRLPVVNFAAGGIATPADAALMMQLGCDGIFVGSGIFKSENPAVRARAIVKATAYYNDPAKVLEASMGLGEAMPGLEISAIPEGQLLAGRGW is encoded by the coding sequence GTGGACAGAAAAAGATACGAACTGAATGTTCAGTTGGCGCAAATGTTAAAAGGCGGCGTCATCATGGACGTGACCAACGTAGAACAGGCGAAGCTAGCCGAGGAAGCGGGGGCAGTTGCCGTAATGGCCCTGGAACGGGTTCCGGCAGATATTCGCACACAGGGCGGTGTCGCCAGGATGTCTGATCCTGCTATGATACTGGCGATTAAAAAGGCCGTATCAATACCTGTGATGGCCAAGGCAAGGATCGGTCATTTTGTCGAGGCCCAGATATTGGAAGCGCTGAAAATCGACTATATCGACGAGAGTGAGGTATTAACCCCCGCCGATGAAGAATGTCACATTGACAAGACACAATTTTCCATCCCCTTCGTCTGCGGCGCCCGCAATCTCGGAGAAGCCCTGCGTCGCATAGTAGAAGGCGCCGCCATGATCCGCACCAAGGGCGAAGCCGGAACAGGTAATGTCGTCGAGGCAGTCCGCCACATCCGCACGATAAACCGTGAAATCCGGCAGCTCGCGGGCATGCCCCTGGAGGAAGTTACCGGTTTCGCCAAGGCAAACGGCTTGCCCTATGAACTTGCCGTCCAGGTGCGGGAGCTGGGTCGTCTGCCGGTGGTTAATTTTGCCGCAGGCGGAATCGCAACCCCTGCCGATGCGGCTTTGATGATGCAGTTAGGGTGTGATGGAATTTTTGTGGGCTCCGGAATCTTCAAATCGGAAAATCCGGCAGTGCGCGCCCGCGCGATCGTGAAGGCAACGGCGTACTACAATGACCCGGCCAAGGTGTTGGAGGCCTCCATGGGCCTCGGGGAGGCAATGCCGGGGCTTGAAATATCCGCAATCCCTGAGGGGCAGCTCTTAGCGGGGCGGGGATGGTAA